A single Echinimonas agarilytica DNA region contains:
- the deoD gene encoding purine-nucleoside phosphorylase produces MSTPHIHAKAGDFADTVLMPGDPLRAKYIADTYLTNVKQVNSVRNMLGFTGEFKGQRVSVMGSGMGIPSISIYAKELYTEYGVKNIIRVGSCGAVQEDVKLRDVILAQGACTDSGANRTRFKGYDFAAIADFGLLSSASQAASKRGLKVHVGNVFSADLFYTPDTEMFGVMTKHQILAVEMEAAGLYGVAAEFGGKALSVLTVSDHILTGEQTTAGERETTFNDMMELTLDAVAE; encoded by the coding sequence ATGAGTACTCCACATATTCACGCGAAAGCCGGGGATTTTGCCGACACAGTATTAATGCCGGGCGATCCGCTTCGAGCTAAATACATTGCAGACACTTATCTAACCAATGTAAAGCAAGTTAATAGTGTACGAAATATGCTTGGTTTTACCGGCGAATTTAAAGGCCAGCGGGTTTCTGTGATGGGCTCGGGAATGGGCATTCCATCCATCTCTATCTATGCTAAAGAACTGTATACGGAATATGGTGTTAAAAACATTATTCGGGTAGGAAGCTGTGGTGCGGTTCAAGAAGATGTCAAACTCAGAGATGTGATTTTAGCGCAAGGCGCTTGTACTGATTCAGGCGCCAACCGTACTCGCTTTAAAGGGTATGACTTTGCTGCGATTGCTGACTTTGGGTTGCTTTCTTCTGCGTCACAAGCTGCCAGCAAACGTGGTCTTAAAGTACATGTGGGTAATGTGTTTTCTGCGGACTTGTTTTACACGCCCGACACTGAGATGTTTGGTGTTATGACCAAACACCAAATCTTAGCGGTGGAAATGGAAGCGGCTGGCTTGTACGGTGTTGCAGCTGAGTTTGGTGGCAAAGCGCTGTCGGTTCTGACCGTTAGTGATCATATTTTAACCGGTGAACAGACAACAGCAGGTGAACGTGAAACCACGTTTAACGATATGATGGAGCTAACGCTCGACGCAGTGGCAGAATAA
- a CDS encoding diguanylate cyclase domain-containing protein — translation MSNEICGNYQWPLFNALKEQARIFDIDLVVFEGRCIDSTLYQDKQHNLAFEFIDEDRLDGLIVCSGSLLGFMNEEDRNRWFLNRFHIPVVSLNLRFDGATNILLDDSVGMVEVVDHLIRLHHFKNLAFISGAHSSPEAKARLKAFNSVVHERDVKHHIIEGDFTPASGIRAAKTLIELHNNEAIDAAVFSNDDMAIAAIDYLHRHAPEIGNSIAITGFDNSPNSFFVRPSLTTVGQPFDEIARQSFEELKLQAKERQPPMDILLTTKPVYRRSCGCKPLDDVESSTQTQFFSIAYKVQEMIQSYKVDELLEQLAITLPHFKIKSCYIALYDKDDESNQQALAEHSSLIFAYQDNQRVPLATPTPFSTKELFPNPFWSSERQQDLILKPLFFNDNHFGFIVFDASVGRLEDMENIRCLVAQALNAALLFEAKAAATVKMKSTLLALKSANSELHALNKKLESISIRDELTQLYNRRGFFELVESYAVSSREPRDCLIFYTDINYLKMINDTYGHQTGDQAICLIANVLRESFREEDIIGRIGGDEFIICAKRCDESDIDTLIQRFASALKKYNKASGMPFEISAAIGFAAYHGGGKERLKIALDEADKRLYENKTESKKKYRLDAFQ, via the coding sequence ATGTCAAATGAGATATGTGGCAACTATCAATGGCCATTATTTAATGCGCTTAAAGAACAAGCTCGCATCTTTGATATAGACCTTGTGGTTTTTGAAGGGCGTTGTATCGACAGCACGCTCTATCAAGACAAACAACACAACCTAGCTTTTGAGTTCATTGACGAAGATCGCTTAGATGGGCTTATTGTATGTTCCGGTTCATTGCTTGGTTTTATGAACGAAGAAGACCGAAACCGTTGGTTTTTAAATCGCTTCCATATTCCTGTAGTCAGTCTCAATCTTAGATTTGATGGTGCAACCAACATTCTGCTAGATGACTCGGTCGGCATGGTTGAGGTTGTCGATCATTTAATCCGGCTCCATCACTTTAAAAATTTGGCATTTATCAGTGGTGCTCATTCAAGCCCTGAAGCAAAAGCGCGCTTAAAAGCATTTAACAGCGTTGTGCATGAAAGAGACGTAAAGCACCACATCATTGAAGGTGACTTTACCCCAGCATCAGGTATTCGTGCAGCCAAAACACTCATCGAGCTACACAACAACGAGGCAATTGACGCCGCTGTATTCTCAAATGACGACATGGCCATCGCGGCAATTGACTATCTTCATCGACACGCACCTGAAATAGGCAACTCTATTGCGATTACCGGTTTTGATAACTCTCCCAATAGTTTTTTTGTAAGGCCATCGCTCACTACTGTGGGCCAACCTTTTGATGAAATCGCACGGCAAAGCTTCGAAGAGCTCAAATTGCAGGCCAAAGAACGTCAACCGCCAATGGACATATTGTTGACCACCAAGCCGGTTTATCGTCGCAGCTGCGGCTGTAAACCATTGGATGATGTGGAAAGCAGCACGCAAACTCAATTCTTCTCTATTGCTTATAAAGTTCAGGAGATGATTCAAAGCTATAAAGTAGACGAACTGCTAGAGCAGCTCGCGATCACCTTGCCGCATTTTAAAATCAAAAGCTGCTATATCGCACTGTATGACAAAGATGATGAAAGTAATCAACAAGCACTCGCTGAACATTCTTCATTGATTTTTGCATATCAAGATAATCAGCGTGTGCCGCTTGCAACCCCAACTCCGTTTAGCACAAAAGAGCTGTTTCCCAACCCATTCTGGAGTTCGGAACGCCAACAAGATCTTATTCTAAAACCTTTATTTTTCAATGATAATCATTTTGGCTTTATTGTCTTCGATGCATCGGTTGGGCGCCTTGAAGATATGGAAAACATTCGCTGCTTAGTGGCTCAAGCACTCAATGCCGCCTTGCTATTTGAGGCAAAGGCTGCCGCTACGGTTAAAATGAAGTCGACTTTACTGGCGCTTAAATCAGCCAACTCCGAGCTTCACGCACTCAATAAGAAGCTCGAGAGCATATCCATTCGGGATGAACTCACTCAGCTGTACAACCGGCGTGGTTTTTTCGAACTGGTGGAAAGCTATGCTGTATCCAGTAGAGAGCCACGAGACTGTTTAATTTTTTATACCGATATTAACTACCTGAAAATGATCAATGACACCTACGGCCATCAAACCGGCGATCAGGCGATTTGTTTGATCGCGAATGTGTTAAGGGAAAGCTTCAGGGAGGAAGATATTATTGGCAGAATCGGCGGAGATGAATTTATCATTTGTGCAAAACGTTGCGATGAATCGGATATCGATACACTCATCCAGCGCTTTGCATCTGCACTAAAGAAGTACAATAAAGCCTCTGGCATGCCGTTTGAGATATCCGCAGCTATTGGTTTTGCAGCATATCACGGCGGAGGCAAAGAACGACTTAAAATCGCTTTGGATGAGGCGGACAAACGCCTCTATGAAAACAAAACAGAAAGTAAGAAAAAATATCGGCTAGATGCCTTTCAGTAA
- a CDS encoding phosphopentomutase gives MKRALILVMDSFGVGATEDAHKFGDEGSNTLLHIAEQCAAGNAEEGRTGPLTLPNLSRLGLGIACKESGGIFPPGLEQTASIIGAHGFAEEISTGKDTPSGHWELAGVPVTFEWGYFKQPTNSFPPELVEEFCKRAGVDGILGNCHASGTEILERLGEEHLATQLPICYTSADSVFQIAVHEEVFGLGRLYEICNIARDLCDEYNIGRVIARPFLGTAAHNFERTGNRRDYSVLPPAPTLLDKLLADGGQVFSVGKIGDIFAHQGISQYYKANGNDALFDSTLQALNDAGDRTLIFSNFVDFDMLYGHRRNVAGYAAALEHFDQRLPELLAQLGDEDIVILTADHGCDPTWEGTDHTREHVPVLAFGQSIPPENLGLRTSFADVGQSLTSFFGLTPMAYGKSFIHSER, from the coding sequence GTGAAACGCGCATTGATTTTAGTGATGGATTCTTTTGGGGTCGGAGCTACCGAAGACGCTCATAAGTTTGGTGATGAAGGTTCAAACACTCTACTTCATATCGCTGAGCAATGTGCTGCAGGAAATGCAGAAGAAGGACGAACAGGGCCGCTAACGTTGCCCAACCTCAGTCGACTTGGGCTTGGTATTGCATGTAAGGAGAGTGGTGGAATTTTTCCTCCAGGGTTAGAACAAACGGCTTCAATTATTGGTGCGCATGGCTTCGCTGAAGAAATTTCGACTGGCAAAGATACGCCGAGTGGGCACTGGGAGTTAGCGGGTGTTCCTGTGACATTTGAATGGGGCTACTTCAAGCAGCCCACAAATAGTTTTCCACCTGAATTAGTTGAAGAATTTTGTAAAAGAGCAGGCGTGGATGGCATTTTGGGAAATTGCCATGCTTCAGGAACAGAGATACTCGAACGTTTGGGCGAAGAACATTTGGCAACTCAGTTGCCCATTTGCTACACCTCTGCCGACAGTGTATTTCAAATTGCAGTTCATGAAGAGGTGTTTGGCCTCGGTCGGTTGTATGAAATTTGTAATATCGCCAGAGATTTGTGTGACGAATATAATATTGGCCGTGTGATCGCTCGGCCATTTTTAGGCACGGCAGCTCATAACTTTGAACGCACTGGAAATCGCCGCGATTACTCTGTACTGCCACCTGCGCCAACGCTACTCGATAAATTACTTGCCGATGGCGGCCAAGTCTTTAGCGTGGGCAAGATAGGCGATATTTTTGCGCACCAAGGAATTAGCCAGTACTACAAAGCAAATGGCAATGATGCATTATTCGATAGCACCTTACAGGCATTGAATGATGCAGGAGATAGAACTTTAATTTTCTCCAATTTTGTAGATTTTGACATGTTGTACGGGCATCGCCGAAACGTTGCTGGCTACGCTGCGGCACTTGAACATTTTGATCAGCGTTTACCAGAGTTGCTGGCACAGCTAGGAGATGAAGACATTGTGATCTTAACGGCTGACCATGGCTGCGATCCAACATGGGAAGGCACTGATCATACCCGTGAACATGTTCCCGTTTTGGCCTTCGGTCAATCAATTCCACCTGAGAACTTAGGATTACGAACCAGCTTTGCAGATGTAGGGCAATCGCTCACATCATTCTTTGGTTTAACTCCTATGGCCTATGGCAAAAGCTTTATTCATTCCGAACGTTAG
- the gltS gene encoding sodium/glutamate symporter codes for MEGWVFENGVLSFNSFFTVTMGIVVLFLGRRLNQSVGFLREFSIPEPVTGGIVFSILFALIYATTSVEIEFDLTARDVLLVYFFTTIGINSSLKDLLKGGMPLVILLGLTIGYMVIQNLTGITIASLFDLQPAVGLLGGSVSLIGGHGTAIAWAPRIGEEYGVVSAMEIGIASATFGLILASLMGGPIAKFLINRHGLTPAKKEQLDVGLNEPANAKPITGYDFLDAVFSIHICVVVGLVLNEVVAQAGLQLPLFVTCLFAGIIITNIIPDNYPRLSGTKWPSRQPAIALIADISLGTFLAMSLMSMQLWTLIDLAGPIFTILAAQFVVAILVNILIVFPAMGKNYDAAVVCSGFGGISLGSTPTAMANMSAVSQRYGASHLAFIIVPLVCAFFIDLVNALMIPFFLANFG; via the coding sequence ATGGAAGGCTGGGTATTTGAAAATGGAGTTTTAAGCTTTAACTCCTTTTTTACGGTAACAATGGGTATCGTTGTTTTATTTTTAGGGCGAAGACTAAATCAGAGCGTTGGTTTTCTTCGTGAATTTAGTATTCCTGAGCCCGTTACGGGCGGAATTGTGTTTTCAATTCTTTTTGCGCTTATCTATGCCACAACATCGGTTGAGATCGAGTTTGACCTTACCGCGCGTGATGTATTGCTTGTTTATTTCTTCACCACAATCGGTATTAACTCCAGCTTAAAAGACTTGTTAAAAGGTGGAATGCCTTTAGTTATCTTGCTCGGGCTGACCATCGGCTACATGGTCATTCAGAACTTAACCGGTATTACCATTGCTTCGTTATTCGACCTTCAACCCGCGGTGGGCCTATTGGGTGGTTCGGTATCGCTTATTGGGGGACATGGTACTGCCATTGCGTGGGCTCCGCGTATTGGTGAAGAGTACGGCGTTGTGAGTGCCATGGAAATTGGTATTGCCAGTGCAACCTTTGGCCTGATTTTGGCGTCACTGATGGGCGGGCCGATCGCTAAGTTCCTTATTAATCGCCATGGACTTACGCCCGCCAAAAAAGAGCAATTAGATGTTGGTCTAAATGAGCCTGCGAATGCTAAACCCATCACAGGGTATGACTTTTTGGATGCGGTCTTCTCCATTCACATTTGTGTAGTGGTGGGATTGGTTTTGAATGAGGTTGTTGCTCAAGCAGGGTTGCAATTGCCCTTGTTTGTGACGTGTTTGTTCGCGGGTATTATCATCACCAATATCATTCCAGATAATTATCCTCGCTTGTCGGGCACTAAATGGCCTTCAAGACAGCCTGCTATCGCGCTGATTGCCGATATTTCATTGGGTACGTTTTTAGCCATGTCGTTAATGAGCATGCAGCTTTGGACTCTAATTGACTTAGCGGGCCCCATCTTCACGATTTTGGCGGCGCAATTTGTCGTGGCAATTTTGGTGAATATATTAATTGTGTTCCCAGCGATGGGTAAAAACTACGACGCTGCGGTAGTTTGCTCTGGTTTCGGGGGGATTTCATTGGGCTCAACACCCACGGCAATGGCGAATATGTCGGCAGTATCTCAGCGTTACGGGGCATCTCATTTAGCCTTTATTATCGTTCCACTGGTATGCGCATTCTTCATTGATTTAGTGAATGCATTGATGATTCCATTCTTCTTAGCCAACTTTGGTTAA